The Glaciimonas sp. PCH181 nucleotide sequence TATGACCGAGCAAATTGACGGATTCCTGACCTGCGTAATGCTGCAAAATGGCGTCCAGATCTGCCAAATAATCGGGAAACCAATATACATCCGCAGGTCCGCGTTGTGTCAGGCCAAAACCCCGCCAATCCGGCGCGATGACCTGCCAATCTTGCGCCAGACAATCAACGACAAACTGAAAAGAAGCCGATACGTCCATCCACCCGTGCAGCATGAATAGCTGTGGAGCATCTGGCCTCCCCCAACGTCGAATGTGATAGCGCAGTCCGCGCACTTGAATGAAATCCGATTGCGATACTTTCATCGATTACTTAATAAGAAAAAGGTTGGGAAATTAAGCAGCGCATATACCGCTATGAAATAAATTGGTCAAGTTCGAAAGACGAGCAGCGTCCAAGATCATCAAACTTCTCTGATAACCAGATAGTCGCCTGTTGACGACCGGCATCGCGCAATGCGTTGATAAAAGATGCTTTGGTATTGAGCTTGCTAGAGCCACTTAAATGACTCATTAAGTCATTGGCATCGATAACGTGCATATTCAGATTTTTTAATCGCTGCTCAAGTTTGCCGCTGGCCTCGGGATCTTCTGCGATATTACGTCGCGCTAGTGCGATTCCGCCTATCTCGGTAAAAAAGGTAGAACTAAAACTAATTTCAGTCAGTCTTTGACCGATTTCATCAGAGGTTGTGGGTGTTTTCGGCCGGCGGAATGGATGTAATAGCACCACCATAATGTCTGGCGATGCACAGAGATGTAACAAAGGAAAAATTGGCGGATTCGCAGTCAGTCCACCATCCCAATACGCTTCGCCATCAATCTCTATTGCGTGATGCATCGACGGCAAGCAGGCAGATGCTAACAAGGCATCCAGCGATAAATCACGATTGCGAAATATCTTTAGGGTACCTGTACTAACTTGGGTGGCCGCGATGAATAATTTAATATCTCCGTCCGTTCGCAAACGATCAAAATCAATTTGTTTGACAAGAATGTCACGTAGCGGATTAAGATCAAACGGATTAAATTGATAAGGCGAAAACAACCGCATCATCGAAAACAAACCTTTCATGACAGCGGTCGAAGATGCCTGTCGGGCAATCGCCACATCGCTAAGCGCATGATGCGGCATAAAACTAAACGGATCATTGGTACTGACACTTTCCCAGAAATCGGCTAAAGCCTGGCGCGCGCCATCCCTACCCCCGACCGCATAACCATGGCTCATGACTACGGCATTCATCGCGCCAGCACTGGCACCGCTGATACCCTTAATATCTATTCTAGTATCTTCAAGCAATCGATCCAGAACGCCCCACGTGAACGCTCCATGCGATCCGCCACCCTGCAATGCTAATGTCACGGTTTTGTTTTGCATGATTTCCCTTATTGGTTATATGCCAGTCTACAGAAGCAATATACAATCTTTAGCATATATAAATATTTAGAATCAATATAACCCCCGATATACAGGACGTAATCACAGATATACAGATATTTTTCGGAAAGAAAAAATCATGGAACAAAAGGCGCCACGTCGTACGCGAGAAAAAATTTTAGAATTATCCTTGCGTCTTTTTAATGAATTCGGCGAGCCAAATATCACCACCACCATCATTGCCGATGAAATGAAAATTTCACCGGGAAATTTGTATTACCATTTCCGCAATAAAGATGACATCGTTAATTCGATTTTTGTGACGTTTGAAGAAGCAATGAGTCGTATGTTAGCCGTTCCACAAGAGGTCCGACCGACAATGCAAGATGTATGGCGTTATTTACATCTTATGTTCGAGCTAATATGGCGTTACCGCTTTTTTTATCGCGACTTAAGCGATTTATTATCGCGCAATCGCACTTTAGAGCTGCATTTTAAAGAAATTTTTGGCCATAAAATAAAGGTAGTAAAACAACTATGTCAAGGTTTGCAAGCGGACAACGCTTTGGCTGTCAATGCAGTTGAAATCGACGCACTCTCTACAAATATGGTTGTCACTGCAAGTTACTGGCTGTCATATCAATATGTATTAAATCCGCGCCAGTATACCGAGCAAGCGGTCGTAGAAAATGCCTTGGCCAGCGGATGCTATCAGGTGTTGTCGTTAATGCATCCCTATTTGCGCGGCCAGACTTTAGTCCACTTTGAAGAGCTCACCGCCCAATATTTGAACAAAAACGGCACTACTAGCGCTGACAACGCCATTTCTTCAATACAATAACGCGCAATCCACTTTTACATTTCTATAACCAATGAAATCACTTTGTATTTATTGCGGCTCCTCTCCTGGAGCATCTCCCATTTACGCACAAGCTGCACGCTCACTAGCGCAGCAAATGGTCGACGACAACATTGCGCTCGTATACGGCGGCGGCAATGTTGGCCTGATGGGGATTATCGCCGATGAAGTTATCCGACTGGGCGGAATTGCTACTGGTGTTATCCCAACAGCGCTACTAGAAAAAGAGCTGGGGCATAAAGGTTTAACCAAACTGCATATCGTTAAAGACATGCATGAGCGCAAAGCAATGATGGCAGAATTGTCGGACGGCTTCATCGCAATGCCAGGCGGCGTAGGAACGCTGGAAGAACTATTCGAAGTATTCACGTGGGCCCAATTAGGGTTTCATCAAAAGCCAATCGGCTTATTGAACGTGGACGGTTTTTACGATGGCCTCATTCAATTTATTCAGCATATGGTTTCGCAGCGCTTTCTCAAAGCCGAGCAAGCGGATTTGTTGATGGATGCGCCCGACGCACCAACGCTGCTAACCAGGTTCAAAACATTTATACCACTCACGGTAACAAAGTGGTTGGATCGCACCACGATTTAATCCAGCTAACTCGCGCCACAAAAAAATGCCACGCATTCTTTCGAATACGTGGCATTTTTATACATATATTTAGCATCGCAGTTAACACTGGGATGAAAATATTTATTCTTATTTAGTTCTGATCTAAGGCTTGCTTAAAGTCAGCCACCAGATCATCGGTGTCTTCAATGCCGATTGATACCCGAATAAGCGAATCGGAAATCCCCATCCGCGCGCGCGCTTCAGGGCCCATTTCATAGAAAATGGTATGAGCGACCGGCAATACCAACGTCCGGTTGTCGCCCAGATGCGTCGCTGAAATACCCAGCTTCATCCGATTCAGATAATCAAAGCAATCAAGCTCTGGCTTTAACTCAAAACTCAGCAAATAGCCAAACGAGCGGAACAACTCGCTTGCCAATGCATGCTGCGGATGCGATGCCAAGCCAGGATAATGCACAGCAGCGACCCGTGGATCAGCTTCTAACATTGTCGCTACGGCCAGCGCATTGGCGCTACTGCGATCCATACGCAATGCCATTGTTTCTGCACCGACGGCAATATGATGCGCAGCTTCAGGGCCAATCGAAGCGCCAAAGTCACGCAAGCTTTTTGCACGAATCTGCGCCATCCCCCATTGCACTGTTGGAAACTTTTTGTAGCTATCCAATATATGGGGATATTGGCCCCAATCGAACAAGCCTGTATCGGTCAATGCACCACCGAGCGCATTACCATGGCCACCTATCGACTTTGTCAGCGAGTTGATCACCAGACTCGCGCCAACGACTTTTGGCTGGAACAAATACGGCGAAGTCATGGTGTTATCAACCACAAACAAAATACCGCGCGCACGGCATACTTCGCCTATGCGCTTCAAATCTGCAATTTGTGTGCGTGGATTGGCGATGGTTTCCACGAATACCATGCGCGTATTCGGCGTTAAAGCAGATTCTACTTGCACAATATCCGTTACATCCACCATCGAGACATTGATGCCCTGGCCTTGGATAGTCTGCCAAACGCTTGCGGTGTTACCGAACAAAAACGCCGTCGAGACTACATGGTCACCAGCACGTAATAAGCCCTGCACCACAGCACTAATCGCTGCCATGCCCGTGGCGAAACAGATAGTGGCATAACCACCTTCCATCACATTGACTTTATCTTCCAGCGCCGACACGGTTGGATTGCCTTGCCGACCATAGCGATAACCTTGAGCGCGTCCCTGAAACACTTCGGCTAACTGGCGCGCATCTTTATATCCGTACGTTACCGACGTGTGCACCGGCTTATGCAAAGAACCATGCTCAATGGTTTTTTGGCGATCGCAATGCACGACTGTCGTAGTAAATCCGTAGCTTTTTTTGCTTTCTGTATTACTCATGGTCCACACAGGTTCCAGTTGATTCTATCGAAAACGGAACCTGCCCGAGTTATCGGGCCGGTTCCTGACTACAATCACTCAAAATTTGCGAGATTCAGTTGCGAACGCACACCATCTTCAATTTCAGCCTTCGGATTGTTTCGCACAAATTCGATACGATCCAGATAGTCGCGTGAAATATCGCCAGTGATGTAATGACCGTCGAAACAAGAAGCTTCAAAATTTTTCAATGCCGGATTAACATCCGAAATCGAGCGCTTCAATGCATCAATGTCCTGGTATACCAAGGCATCAGCGGTAATTTCGCGGCAAACCTCTTCATCGGTACGACCATAAGCAATCAATTCGCCTCGCGTCGGCATATCAATCCCGTAGACGTTTGGAAACTTAACCGGAGGCGCTGCCGAAGCAAAAATCACCCGTTTAGCACCGGAATCACGCGCCATCTGAACGATCTCACGGCTAGTTGTGCCTCGGACGATAGAGTCATCCACCAGCAGCACAGTCTTGCCTTTGAATTCAGATCCAATCGCATTGAGCTTTTGGCGTACCGACTTTTTACGTATTGCTTGTCCCGGCATCAAAAAGGTGCGACCGATATAGCGATTCTTGATAAATCCTTCGCGATATTCGATATTTAACTTAAGTGCCAGCTGGATAGCTGCCGGACGCGACGAATCAGGAATCGGCATGACCACATCGATGTCGCCACTAGAGAATTCGCGCTTGATCTTATCAGCCAGATACTCACCCATTTTCAGGCGTGTAGCATAGACCGAAGCACCATCAATGATGGAATCAGGACGTGCCAGATATACGAACTCAAAAGCACATGGATTCAATGTCGGATTGTCGGCGCATTGCTGGTTGTACAGATTGCCTTCGATATCGATAAAAATCGCTTCGCCGGGAATGACATCGCGCAAGAAGCGGAATCCCAGACCTTCAAGAGCGACCGACTCGCTGGCGATGACATACTCTGTACCTTTGTCGGTTTCATTAATACCGATGCACAGCGGACGAATACCGTAAGGATCGCGGAATGCTAACAAACCGTGACCGGCGATTTGCGCGACTACAGCATACGAGCCACGAACCCGTTGGTGAACCACTGCGACGGCCTTGAACAGTGCATCTGGATCAAGCGAATAACCGATAGTGGCTTGCTGGATTTCATGCGCTAGCACGTTCAGCAAGACTTCTGTATCAGAATCCGTATTGATATGCCGACGGTCATTTTTGAACATCTCAATTTTAAGTTGTTCAGCATTGGTCAGGTTACCGTTATGCGCCAAAATGATACCGAATGGCGCATTGACGTAAAACGGTTGCGCTTCTTCTGCGCTAGCGCTTCCGGCAGTTGGGTAGCGTACTTGACCGATACCAAAATTACCTGGCAAAGAACGCATGTTGCGGGTCCGAAAAACGTCACGCACTAAGCCATTGGCCTTGTGCATAAAGAATCCGTTACCTTGGTTGGTTGCGATTCCCGCAGCGTCTTGACCGCGATGCTGCAACAGCAGCAATGCATCGTAGATCAGTTGATTGGCGGGGTTGTGAGAGGCGATGCCGACTATGCCACACATGGTGGACTCCTAAATAAAACAATTCGAAACTATTTCGAGGAAGCAATACAAGCGATACAAACGAGAACAAATAAGACAAATGCTACAAATTCGGGGATCAAAGTGCCTTCTAAAACTTTACATGCTGTGCAAATGCTTCCGGCAAGAAGGGCAAAGCAGTATTTGCCGCAGTGACTGCAAGCGGGCTTAACTCTGCATCGCGCCAAAATGACTGTTTTGGGATAGCTGTTGTGCCACAGACTAATACTGCCACCACAACAATTACCGCGCCTCGTGCAAGCCCAAACAAGCCTCCTAAACCCCTATCGGCGACGCTCAGGCCAGTTGCCTTGACCAGTCCATCCAATACCATGCTTAACAACATCATTAGCAATCTGACACCTATAAATAGTGCTAGAAATGCCACAATCAATCGCGTTACGGCACCAGGTATGACGTCAGGAAGCAATACTGCCAGACTTTCGCCGTAGGCGTTCGCAACAAACAAGGCAATAACCCAACTTGCCAAAGACAGAATTTCCTTGACCAACCCGCGTAAGGTGCCGATCAGGACTGAACAAATCAGCACAAACAATACTAGGTAATCAAAAATCGTCACACTGCCTCTGGAACCTATCAAAAATCATTAATCCGAATTCGCTTGGGTGTTCTCTGCTGCAAATTACTAAACTACCTTAAGCCAGGCATATGAGGCTGGTCGGCATTATATTCAAGTTGGAATCAAACTGCCCGCTAAACCCAGCGGCGCTAGCTTGGCACGGGCCTTTTCAGCCTCTTCTTTACTATTAAAGGGGCCGACTCTGATACGGATACGTTCACCAGAAGCCGTTTTTATCTTTTGCGTATAAGAGCGAATTCCTGCATCTCTTAACTTTCCCTGCAATTCATCGACTTTTTCTTGCGATGCCAGCGCCGCGACCTGAATAACAAATTTTGCTGATTTTTTCTCAGCGGATGCGTGGTTTGCTACATTTGTGTTGCCATTTAAAATAGCGGCAGCACGCGCTGAATCGCTCGTTCCTTCAGCGTCGCTTACATCGAGGCTATCCTCAGCTGTAACGATGGCTTTAGGTTCAGGCGTATGCTTTCGCTCTTCCTTCGCCTCTGTTTTCGGCTTGGTTTCTGGTTTAGCTTTAGGTTTAGGTTCTGGTTTGATATCGGCGCTTGCTTGCGCAGTGGGCGGTACGACTGAATTGACGTTATTGCTGGAAGTCTGCGCTAATGGTGCCGGAGCTGCTGCATTCGGTGTCGCAGGCGCACTTTGCGTTTGAGTGGCTGAAGGGCTTGGGGACGATACAGGCGAACTCGCCGGATCAATGATTTCCTCTTGCTGATCCAGACCATTGCCGACGCTAGCGGCAACAGATGCTGCTGCCGAGGAGGATGCAGATGTTGGTTTGTCACGCGAAGGAATCTGGATGGCAATATCATCTGCCAACGGCTTCGGTTCGGAATCCAGCACCATAGGCAAGACAATTACAACGGCTAGCACCAACGCTACGGCCCCGACCAAACGACGTCGCGCACGTTTTTTTTCTGGAAGAACCGGATCGACGGCTTCGTTGCTGGGGTTTTTACGTTTCCTGCTGGCGCGTATGGCGCTTGTGTCCTCTGCTGAACGCGAATTATAGGCGCTCTGCTCAGAGCCAGGCTGTTGCTTATTTTTACGGAGGAAAGAGAACAAGCCCATGCGTTACCGATTTAGTGTGAAAGTGCAATATTGGAACATTGGAACATTGACGGAAATGCAATACATCACAGCGCACATTGTCAGTGAAGTCCGGATTTTCTAGCTTCCATCACGCCAGCAACGGTCACGAAAGATCCAAAAACCACAATTCTATCATTCTCACCCGCCCTGCTTAGCGCATTTGCGTAGGCTTCTGCGGGAGTTGTAAAACTTTGAATAGTCGATTCCGCTGATGCGCCCTCCTGGACCTTGACCCCGGCAGCCACTAAACGTTGCCGCAATTGCTCGGCCGTGGCCGCGCGTGGCAATGGCAGGTCAGTCACGCACCAGTGATCTATTCTGCCTTTTAGTTGCGCCACAATGCCCTCGATATCTTTATCCAACATCGCACCAAATATGCCGTACGTATAGGGATGAAAACCCATATTGTCGAGATTTTGGGCTAGCGTCGCCGATGCATGTGGATTGTGGGCAACGTCCAGCACAACTAAAGGTTGACCAGGCATCACTTGAAAACGGGCTGGCAATTCGACCGTTACCAAGCCGGTGCGAACCTCTTGCGCACTCACCGGCAATTGATTGCGTAGCGCCTCTAACGCGGCTAATGCGGCTGAAGCGTTCAATAATTGATTTGCGCCACGAAGACTAGGATAACCGAGGGAATTCCGACGTTGTCCACGTCCGCCATAATTCCATTGTTGCTTGTCACCGGTGTAGTTGAAATCGCGTCCCAACAACCACAAGTCAGCGCCGATGGCGTTGGCATGATCAATCAATGACTGCGGCGGCACCGGGTCACTACAAATAGCGGTTTTGCCCGCACGGAAAATACCGGCCTTTTCAAAACCGATTTTTTCACGGGTATCGCCTAAATAATCAGTGTGATCAATATCGATGCTAGTGACGATTGCGATATCTGCGTCTATCACATTGACGGCATCCAGACGCCCGCCAAGACCGACTTCCAAAATCACAACTTCCAGATTTGACGATGCCAGCAAATGCATGATCGCCAAAGTGGTGAATTCAAAATACGTTAAAGAGACATCGCCGCGTTGTGCTTCCACTGCCTCAAAGCTGGCAATCAGCGCCTCGTCCGATGCAGATTCGCCATTCAATTGCGCCCGCTCATTGAAGAGTAAAAAATGCGGCTTGATATATAAGCCAACTTTATAACCGGCGCGTAGCAGCATTGATTCCAGCATCGCACAGGTCGACCCTTTGCCGTTGGTTCCGGCTACCATGATAACCGGACAACCAAACTGGATATTTAATCGCTCTTTAACCAATTTGACCCGATCCAGGCCCATATCGATGGTTTTAAAGTGGCGCGATTCGAGTAATAACAGCCATTCGTCGAGAGTGGTCGGTTTACTAGAAGCGGTTGGCGTGGTCAACGGTGTAGGCATTCGATACTCATTTAACAAAAACAATAGCCCGAACAGCTAACGATTCGGGCTATTCATCAGGCTAATAACGTTATGCAAGGTCAGGCAATATCAAGCCAGCGTTTCAGCCGTTTGATTTTGCAACAAGGCCAACAAACGCGCGATTTCTTCACGCATTTTGCGTCGATCCACGATCATATCAACCGCACCTTTGGTGACTAGAAACTCAGCGCGCTGGAAGCCTTCAGGCAATTTTTCACGCACAGTATTTTCGATCACGCGTGGTCCGGCAAAGCCGATCAACGCTTTTGGCTCGGCGATTACAACATCGCCCATAAACGCAAATGAGGCGGATACGCCGCCCATGGTCGGATCGGTCAGCACGCTAATAAACGGTAATTTCTTTTCCGATAATTTAGTCAGCATCGCTGTGGTTTTTGCCATTTGCATCAACGACAGTAAACCTTCTTGCATCCGCGCGCCGCCGGTCGCTGTAATGCAGATAAATGGCACTTTTTGCTCCAACGCGACTTGCGCGCCCCGAACAAACCGCTCACCCACTACAGAACCCATCGAGCCACCCATAAATTCGAACTCAAAACAGGCAACTACAACAGGCAACGTCATAATCGCGCCGCCAAGCACAATGAGAGCATCCGTTTCACCGGTGGCTTCCATCGCCGCTTTAAGGCGATCAGGGTATTTTTTACTATCTTTGAATTTGAGGGTATCAATCGGCAATGTTTCCTGACCGATTTCATACCGGCCACCGGCGTCCAGCAAAGCATCGAGACGATCACGGGCGCGAATACGCAGATGATGACTACACTTTGGGCAGACGTGGATATTGGATTCCAGATCGGTCCTATAGAGCACAGCTTCGCAGGATGGACATTTAACCCAAAGTCCTTCAGGGATAGACTTGCGTGTCGCTGAATCGCTGCGTTGGATACGTGGGGGGAGTAGTTTTTCAAGCCAACTCATAGAGCGACCTCCTTCATATTTTTTACTTGCCGAATTGTACCTTCAACCAAAAAACAGCGATAGTAAATCGCTGTTTGTTAGCCAATAGCATTTCTCCTGTTTATTTTCACAACTATTCGTCCAGCGCTTTACGTATACCGCTGATGAACGTCTGCACTGCAGCAACTGCATGCTCACGCGGTGTGTTTTCTAGCTCCTGGATGATACGACTACCTATGACAACCGCGTCCGCCACCTGTGCAACGGCTTTCGCTGTAGCTGCATCACGGATGCCGAAACCCACACCAATTGGCAATTTAACATGCTTGCGGATCGCTGCAATGCGTTTGGTGACTTCAACGATATCGATATTTGCAGCACCAGTCACGCCTTTGAGTGACACATAGTAAGCAAATCCACCGCCGACATTTGCTACCTGCTGAATACGCTCTTCAGTTGACGTTGGAGCCAATAAGAAGATGGGGTCCATACCGTTAGCACGCATTTTATGGGCGAATTCTTCGCATTCTTCCGGCGGATAGTCAACGACGATGGTGCCATCGACACCAGCTTCTTTTGCCGCACTGATAAAAGCATCAACGCCCATGCGTTCAAGTGGATTGGCGTAACCCATCAACACCACTGGCGTATCGGTATTTGTCTGACGAAACGTGCGTACGTAACCTAATACATCGTGCAAACTTACATTGAATTTAAGCGCGCGTTCGCACGCACGCTGAATTACCGGACCTTCGGCCATTGGATCGGAGAACGGCACCCCCAATTCGAGAATATCAGCACCGCCTGCCACCAGCGCATGCA carries:
- the trpA gene encoding tryptophan synthase subunit alpha encodes the protein MSRIQSTLAALAANNKKGLIPFITAGDPDPELTVPLMHALVAGGADILELGVPFSDPMAEGPVIQRACERALKFNVSLHDVLGYVRTFRQTNTDTPVVLMGYANPLERMGVDAFISAAKEAGVDGTIVVDYPPEECEEFAHKMRANGMDPIFLLAPTSTEERIQQVANVGGGFAYYVSLKGVTGAANIDIVEVTKRIAAIRKHVKLPIGVGFGIRDAATAKAVAQVADAVVIGSRIIQELENTPREHAVAAVQTFISGIRKALDE
- a CDS encoding TIGR00730 family Rossman fold protein, producing MKSLCIYCGSSPGASPIYAQAARSLAQQMVDDNIALVYGGGNVGLMGIIADEVIRLGGIATGVIPTALLEKELGHKGLTKLHIVKDMHERKAMMAELSDGFIAMPGGVGTLEELFEVFTWAQLGFHQKPIGLLNVDGFYDGLIQFIQHMVSQRFLKAEQADLLMDAPDAPTLLTRFKTFIPLTVTKWLDRTTI
- a CDS encoding patatin-like phospholipase family protein is translated as MQNKTVTLALQGGGSHGAFTWGVLDRLLEDTRIDIKGISGASAGAMNAVVMSHGYAVGGRDGARQALADFWESVSTNDPFSFMPHHALSDVAIARQASSTAVMKGLFSMMRLFSPYQFNPFDLNPLRDILVKQIDFDRLRTDGDIKLFIAATQVSTGTLKIFRNRDLSLDALLASACLPSMHHAIEIDGEAYWDGGLTANPPIFPLLHLCASPDIMVVLLHPFRRPKTPTTSDEIGQRLTEISFSSTFFTEIGGIALARRNIAEDPEASGKLEQRLKNLNMHVIDANDLMSHLSGSSKLNTKASFINALRDAGRQQATIWLSEKFDDLGRCSSFELDQFIS
- the purF gene encoding amidophosphoribosyltransferase, producing the protein MCGIVGIASHNPANQLIYDALLLLQHRGQDAAGIATNQGNGFFMHKANGLVRDVFRTRNMRSLPGNFGIGQVRYPTAGSASAEEAQPFYVNAPFGIILAHNGNLTNAEQLKIEMFKNDRRHINTDSDTEVLLNVLAHEIQQATIGYSLDPDALFKAVAVVHQRVRGSYAVVAQIAGHGLLAFRDPYGIRPLCIGINETDKGTEYVIASESVALEGLGFRFLRDVIPGEAIFIDIEGNLYNQQCADNPTLNPCAFEFVYLARPDSIIDGASVYATRLKMGEYLADKIKREFSSGDIDVVMPIPDSSRPAAIQLALKLNIEYREGFIKNRYIGRTFLMPGQAIRKKSVRQKLNAIGSEFKGKTVLLVDDSIVRGTTSREIVQMARDSGAKRVIFASAAPPVKFPNVYGIDMPTRGELIAYGRTDEEVCREITADALVYQDIDALKRSISDVNPALKNFEASCFDGHYITGDISRDYLDRIEFVRNNPKAEIEDGVRSQLNLANFE
- a CDS encoding cystathionine gamma-synthase family protein, whose protein sequence is MSNTESKKSYGFTTTVVHCDRQKTIEHGSLHKPVHTSVTYGYKDARQLAEVFQGRAQGYRYGRQGNPTVSALEDKVNVMEGGYATICFATGMAAISAVVQGLLRAGDHVVSTAFLFGNTASVWQTIQGQGINVSMVDVTDIVQVESALTPNTRMVFVETIANPRTQIADLKRIGEVCRARGILFVVDNTMTSPYLFQPKVVGASLVINSLTKSIGGHGNALGGALTDTGLFDWGQYPHILDSYKKFPTVQWGMAQIRAKSLRDFGASIGPEAAHHIAVGAETMALRMDRSSANALAVATMLEADPRVAAVHYPGLASHPQHALASELFRSFGYLLSFELKPELDCFDYLNRMKLGISATHLGDNRTLVLPVAHTIFYEMGPEARARMGISDSLIRVSIGIEDTDDLVADFKQALDQN
- a CDS encoding CvpA family protein, whose translation is MTIFDYLVLFVLICSVLIGTLRGLVKEILSLASWVIALFVANAYGESLAVLLPDVIPGAVTRLIVAFLALFIGVRLLMMLLSMVLDGLVKATGLSVADRGLGGLFGLARGAVIVVVAVLVCGTTAIPKQSFWRDAELSPLAVTAANTALPFLPEAFAQHVKF
- a CDS encoding TetR/AcrR family transcriptional regulator: MEQKAPRRTREKILELSLRLFNEFGEPNITTTIIADEMKISPGNLYYHFRNKDDIVNSIFVTFEEAMSRMLAVPQEVRPTMQDVWRYLHLMFELIWRYRFFYRDLSDLLSRNRTLELHFKEIFGHKIKVVKQLCQGLQADNALAVNAVEIDALSTNMVVTASYWLSYQYVLNPRQYTEQAVVENALASGCYQVLSLMHPYLRGQTLVHFEELTAQYLNKNGTTSADNAISSIQ
- the folC gene encoding bifunctional tetrahydrofolate synthase/dihydrofolate synthase codes for the protein MPTPLTTPTASSKPTTLDEWLLLLESRHFKTIDMGLDRVKLVKERLNIQFGCPVIMVAGTNGKGSTCAMLESMLLRAGYKVGLYIKPHFLLFNERAQLNGESASDEALIASFEAVEAQRGDVSLTYFEFTTLAIMHLLASSNLEVVILEVGLGGRLDAVNVIDADIAIVTSIDIDHTDYLGDTREKIGFEKAGIFRAGKTAICSDPVPPQSLIDHANAIGADLWLLGRDFNYTGDKQQWNYGGRGQRRNSLGYPSLRGANQLLNASAALAALEALRNQLPVSAQEVRTGLVTVELPARFQVMPGQPLVVLDVAHNPHASATLAQNLDNMGFHPYTYGIFGAMLDKDIEGIVAQLKGRIDHWCVTDLPLPRAATAEQLRQRLVAAGVKVQEGASAESTIQSFTTPAEAYANALSRAGENDRIVVFGSFVTVAGVMEARKSGLH
- a CDS encoding SPOR domain-containing protein encodes the protein MGLFSFLRKNKQQPGSEQSAYNSRSAEDTSAIRASRKRKNPSNEAVDPVLPEKKRARRRLVGAVALVLAVVIVLPMVLDSEPKPLADDIAIQIPSRDKPTSASSSAAASVAASVGNGLDQQEEIIDPASSPVSSPSPSATQTQSAPATPNAAAPAPLAQTSSNNVNSVVPPTAQASADIKPEPKPKAKPETKPKTEAKEERKHTPEPKAIVTAEDSLDVSDAEGTSDSARAAAILNGNTNVANHASAEKKSAKFVIQVAALASQEKVDELQGKLRDAGIRSYTQKIKTASGERIRIRVGPFNSKEEAEKARAKLAPLGLAGSLIPT
- the accD gene encoding acetyl-CoA carboxylase, carboxyltransferase subunit beta, translating into MSWLEKLLPPRIQRSDSATRKSIPEGLWVKCPSCEAVLYRTDLESNIHVCPKCSHHLRIRARDRLDALLDAGGRYEIGQETLPIDTLKFKDSKKYPDRLKAAMEATGETDALIVLGGAIMTLPVVVACFEFEFMGGSMGSVVGERFVRGAQVALEQKVPFICITATGGARMQEGLLSLMQMAKTTAMLTKLSEKKLPFISVLTDPTMGGVSASFAFMGDVVIAEPKALIGFAGPRVIENTVREKLPEGFQRAEFLVTKGAVDMIVDRRKMREEIARLLALLQNQTAETLA